A genomic segment from Capillibacterium thermochitinicola encodes:
- a CDS encoding hydantoinase/oxoprolinase family protein, producing the protein MSFLIGIDVGGTNTNGVLLKGAHVLATVKAPTDHHNLHTGTREVLTRLLQALPREEQGPVELHLSTTLATNAIVEGKGAPTAVLIIPGPGLRWEDLPVPFKLYPLSGAIDHRGRETGPLDREEVRAAVRAAKAAGYQALAVVGKFSPRNFQHELVIEELIAAEFPELAPVTLGHRLSGRLNFPRRITTAALNASIAALQAEFVRMVEAVKDQYRLGQVYLLKADGGTLALHESVHRSIETILSGPAASLMGTRALAEELEDAVALDIGGTTTEISVFAGGEPLAEREGAVIAGYPTLVPAFFSRSLGLGGDSQVTFDGTRVTIGPQRMGPPVAMGGPHVTPTDAVVALGGAVLGDAELAYAALQAMGAPYGLEPRVLAEKIVDAFAQKAAAAIEEVYAELNSRPVYTISQVMAGAKLKPKRLVGMGGPAAYFIPKIGQELGLPYQVLPYHEAANAIGAAASRPTFAITLRADTALQKLVVPELDYEAAISQPFTFDLEAARQEAIRQAVNYAQKMGAAIEAEEIEITEEEVFNMVRNFYTVGKNFNLRAQVKPKIRRILF; encoded by the coding sequence GGGCCGGTTGAGCTCCACCTCAGTACAACCTTGGCCACCAATGCGATAGTGGAAGGGAAGGGGGCACCGACGGCGGTGCTGATTATTCCCGGGCCGGGCCTGCGGTGGGAGGATCTCCCGGTGCCCTTTAAACTTTATCCCTTGTCGGGCGCGATTGACCACCGCGGGCGCGAAACCGGGCCCCTGGACCGGGAGGAGGTGCGGGCGGCGGTCCGGGCGGCCAAGGCTGCCGGTTACCAAGCCCTGGCGGTGGTCGGGAAGTTTTCGCCCCGCAACTTCCAGCATGAGCTGGTGATCGAAGAACTGATCGCGGCGGAGTTCCCGGAATTGGCCCCGGTCACCCTGGGACACCGGTTATCGGGAAGGTTGAATTTCCCGCGGCGGATTACCACGGCGGCTTTGAACGCGAGTATTGCCGCGCTGCAGGCCGAGTTTGTCCGGATGGTCGAGGCGGTGAAAGACCAGTACCGGCTGGGGCAGGTGTATCTCTTAAAGGCGGACGGCGGAACCCTTGCCTTGCACGAGTCGGTCCACCGTTCGATCGAGACGATCCTGTCGGGACCGGCGGCGAGCCTGATGGGGACGAGGGCGTTGGCGGAGGAGCTGGAAGATGCGGTTGCCCTTGATATCGGCGGTACCACCACCGAAATTTCGGTCTTTGCGGGGGGCGAACCGCTGGCCGAACGGGAGGGGGCAGTCATCGCCGGGTATCCCACTTTGGTCCCGGCTTTTTTCTCCCGGTCCCTGGGCTTGGGCGGCGACAGCCAGGTTACGTTTGACGGAACCCGGGTGACCATCGGTCCCCAACGGATGGGCCCGCCGGTGGCCATGGGCGGACCCCACGTGACCCCTACCGATGCGGTGGTGGCTTTGGGGGGCGCGGTTTTGGGCGACGCGGAGCTGGCCTACGCGGCCTTGCAGGCGATGGGGGCGCCTTATGGGCTGGAGCCGCGCGTTTTAGCCGAGAAGATCGTTGACGCCTTTGCCCAAAAAGCGGCCGCCGCGATCGAGGAGGTTTACGCCGAGTTGAACAGCCGGCCGGTTTATACGATTTCGCAGGTGATGGCGGGCGCCAAGCTCAAGCCGAAGCGGTTGGTCGGGATGGGGGGACCGGCCGCCTATTTTATCCCGAAGATCGGGCAGGAACTGGGCCTACCTTATCAGGTCCTTCCCTATCACGAGGCGGCCAACGCGATTGGCGCGGCGGCCAGCCGCCCGACTTTCGCCATTACCCTGCGGGCGGATACGGCCCTGCAAAAGTTGGTGGTTCCCGAGTTGGACTACGAGGCGGCCATTAGCCAGCCCTTCACCTTTGATCTGGAAGCCGCCCGCCAGGAGGCAATCCGGCAGGCGGTGAACTACGCGCAGAAAATGGGGGCCGCCATTGAGGCTGAGGAGATAGAGATTACGGAAGAGGAAGTCTTTAATATGGTCCGCAACTTTTATACGGTGGGAAAAAATTTCAACCTGCGCGCGCAGGTCAAACCAAAAATCCGCCGGATTTTGTTTTGA